The genomic window CCTCCTCTCTGCTCTCTTCTCTGCTCCGCTCCCGACGAGACGGCGGCGACGGTGCCTCCGCACCGGATGGCGGTCAAGGGCGAATGCGCGTCGCCTTCATGCTGCTGTGCTCCACGGCCTCTCCTCCCTCGCTGGTGCTGGAACTGGAAGCAAGCGTCGCAGGCTCAGGTCAGGTCAGCTTCCACCCACCCGCCTGCCCGCCAGGTGCTTGCGTTTATGCCCACACGATTCCTTCCGCCTAGCTTTGACTACTGTACTATAGACAACGGCTCATGTCACGCTCTTCGATTTGCTTCAGTGGCTGCCGCTGGTTTGGGATGCAAACACCCCATCTAGTGTGAATCACAGGCCTAGATTGTCAATCCACACATCCAGGAGGTCTAGTCGCTATCGGCTCCGGCCAGGCAGCACCCACACTCTTCCTTGCTACGGATGCCATTTGGCCTAGTTCTAGTGTGAATACTATGGGCCACCTCTTAATTTCCTCTTGCTTGCTGCCATCAGCCCAGCAAGACATGACGCAGCACAAAAGCTCTGGGCCCATTCGATGCTCCTTTTCTCTACCCACACTCCAACCATCACAATCAACCAACGCATCTATCTCTTCCGCTTCCAATTCAAATTCGGTGAGAGTAATCAACGCCGCCAACTACTCCCTCTACCTTTGTAGCTAGACTCATTCTAGTAGACTCCCACGGGGGATTTGTCTCCATGATTCTATCCTTTAACAATGAGTGAAATGTATAATTACATTTGGATAACACAATTGCCCTGCATTCTCACAGTTTGATTTTGTACACCAACTATAAAGTTTTTTTTTCCCTCTAGGGAACAACTATCATCAGTGTGTGAATGCTATAGTGGTTTAGATCAAAATCATGTACGAATTAAGTATTGAAACATTTGCTCATCGCTCTATATGGTTTACATCATAGTTTTTTTAGGAGCAGTATGGGTTATGCTTATCCTAAAATCAAATGTCCAATCTATATAATTTACGTGGATACCGTTTGTTTTCGGTACATTAGCGGTTCAGAGTTCAGAGTAATAAAGTGTCCACGTGCATGAACCATATATCACTCACTAGTCTGGCATGGCAGTGTAAAATCAAACGGAGAGAGGCCTACCTGCCCGGATGACTTTTCAGCACGACACAACAGTGTAAAATCAAACGGAGAGAGGCCTACCTGCCTGACTTTTCAGCACGACACAACAGTGTAAAATCAAACGGAGAGAGACCTATCTGCCCGGGTGACTTTTCAGCACGACTTTTCCGCCTCGATCGAGGTTTACCAGTCCAAaaatctacccccccccccccccccccccgctcaaaaTAAATAAATCTATTTTACGTGGACACAGTTTGTTTCCTTCTGTTTCAATCAGGTTTTGCCAGATATTTCTTTGGAAATCAAACTGTGGACACGACCAGTCCCGTATGATTACCATTCCACGCAGCATATGACGATCAACGCACGGATGGAATCTTGTCATCGTCTTCATCCTCCGACGACTCCATGGGAATGCTAGTCCCTCTAGTCGTACGCGGAGCTGTCTCTCGCATCACCTCCGGGCCCCATGGTGAGAGGTACGCCAATATAGATGAACCTCTATAAGAAGAGACTTTCCATTGAGCTCCACCGGCACAAAACAAATAACCTACTCCAGTTGCCATGCGACTAGCCATGGAGACCTTGCCTCACCTAAAGCTTGTCTCGCTCGTTCTCCTGCTAGCCCTGTTTCCTCATGCCATcgcagcacccccccccccccccatccctcCTGGAAGAACAAGCGGGAGCCCTTCTCGCCTGGAAAGCCACCATACACAGCCCCCCAGCCCAGCTGCAGTCCTGGGGAAGCAACACCACATGGCCGTGCACCTGGTATGGCATCAAGTGCGGCAAGAACCAAGTGGGGCACCAGGAGGTCATGATCACCGAGATATCTCTGCGGGGTTTGCGGCTGAGAGCGGCGTTGGAATCCCTCAACTTCACGACGTTGCATACTCTCACGAGTATCCGACTCCCGTACAATCAGATAAGGGGCCCCTTTCCACCCACTTTAGCATCATCTTTGCCAAACCTGCGACACCTAATGCTTTCAGGAAATAAAATCTTTGGTGAAATACCAAGGCAAATTAAACACCTAGAGAGCCTAGTGGGGCTGAACTTGTCAAAGAACCACCTATCCGGTCCCATCCCTAGTGAACTAAGCTATCTAAAGAAGCTTGCCAAGTTAGATTTTTCCAACAACCACCTCACAGGCCCCATTCCAAAAAATCTATGGAATTGTACTCAACTCACTATCTTGTACCTATGGGATAACCAACTTTCCGGGAGCATTCCACAAGAACTAAGTTACCTAGTGAATCTAGAATTATTGGATCTTGGCACAAACAAACTCACAGGTTCCATCTCCAATACCTTTGGAAATTTGACCAAGCTCACTGCCTTATACCTCGATGGTAATTGGTTCTCCGGTCATGTTCCACGAGAAATTGGCACGGTAATGGATCTCAGGTATCTACAATTTTATGATAACAATCTCTCTGGTCCCTTACCACCTGAATTGTGTGCTGGAGGTATGCTTAAGAGATTAATTGCATTTGACAACAATCTCAATGGACCTCTGCCATCAAGTTTGGTGAACTGTAGAAGCCTAGAAAGAGTCCGCCTTGAAAGGAATCAAATAGAAGGAGATATTTCTGAGATGGGGGTTTATCCAAATCTGGCCTACATGGATATGAGCTCAAATAATTTGTTTGGTCAGTTATCTTATCACTGGGGGGAATGTCATAATCTTACGATGCTACGCATCTCAAACAACAACCTTACCGGGGAAATACCCGCAAGTATCGGGCAGCTATCTCAACTAAGGTGGCTTGATCTTTCATCAAACAAGCTTGAAGGAGAGCTTCCAAGTGCACTAGGCAATCTAAAAAAACTGTTCAACCTGAGCCTCGGGGACAATTTGTTCCATGGAAGCATTCCACGAGAAATTGGAGCACTATCCAATATAGAGTTGTTGGATTTGTCATCAAATAACCTAGATGGGTTGATACAAAATTCAATTGAGCATTGTTTGAAGCTTCGCCTTTTGAAGTTGAATCACAATTACTTCGGAGGAAACATCCCTCCTGAGCTAGGATTATTACGTAGCTTACATGACCTATTGGATTTGAGTGATAATTCATTTATTGGGGCAATACCAAGCCAACTTAGTGATCTGATCATGCTAGATAGTCTGAATCTTTCACACAATAAACTTAATGGCTCCATTCCGCCATCATTTCAGAGTATGGAAAGCTTGACATCCATTGATGTATCTTATAATGAACTGGAAGGGCTGGTCCCGGACAGTAAGCTCTTCCAAGGAGCTCCAATGCTGCGATTCATGCATAATAAGATGCTATGTGGTGTGGTGAAAGGATTGCCCCCTTGTAGTAGTGCAAATCAGggcagaggggaaaggaaaggataCAAAATACTTGTATTAGCCATTGTTCCTGCTCTGCTATCTCTTGTTCTTGCTGTGATGACATTGATGTTCTGGCATGAAAGGAAGAAAACCAATGCAACTAACAACAATAAAGTAACAAAAGCAAAAGTCTTCTCTATCTGGGGTTTTGATGGGGCAAATGTGTTCATGCAAATCGTTGAAGCAACCAACAATTTTAGCGAGATGCATTGCATAGGAACCGGTGGGTATGGatctgtctacaaagctagacttccAACATGCGAAATATTTGCAGTGAAGAGGATACACATGATAGAAGATGAGCATTGTGTGAATGAGACAATGTTCAATCGTGAAATTGAGGTATTGGTGCAGATCCGTCATCGAAACATCGTAAAACTATTTGGGTATTGCTCCTCTAACCAAGGCAGGTTCCTTATCTATGAATATATGGAGCGAGGAGACTTGGCGAAAACACTGAAGGATAATGAAAGGGCAACTGAATTGGATTGGAGAAGGCGGATACATATTGTGTTGGATGTGGTTCATGCTTTGGCATACATGCATCATGATTGTTCGTCACCAATAGTCCATAGAGATATAACAAGCAACAACATTTTGCTTGATTATGAATTTAGAGCTTGCATCTCGGACTTTGGTACGGCAAAAATTCTCAATCTTTATGGGTGGAATCTCACAAGGCTTGCGGGGACCAAAGGCTATCTTGCCCCAGGTAAAGAAAAATAAAACCTTAACTAGTAGTTTTGCAGTTTTGGCAATACATATGTACGTAGATGTAAGGTTTAATGTAATCTAATAATTATAATGAACTTTTGAACCATTTAGTTGCAACATATGCActaattaatttttattaatttcaGAGCTAGCATATACAGAAAACGTGACGGAGAAATGTGATGTATACAGCTTTGGAGTGCTTGTTTTGGAGCTATTTATGGGATCCCATCCAGGCGATTTGCTCTCATCCCTCTCGCTGGCCACCACGAACAATGAACTGTGCCTGCAGGATCTTCTGGACTCTAGGCTAGTGCTCCCAGATGCTGGAATCTCTAGAGATATATACCGCATGCTCACTGTCGCAGTCCGGTGCCTGGAACCGAGTCCATCACGCAGGCCAACCGCACGACGTGTCGGTGATGAGCTATCTACGATAAAAGCTTGTGAAGATCATGTCGATTATTTGCACGCTGGCATCATATTTCCTGCACTGTAGTGCCTAGCTATGGCTATGGATGGTGAATTCGTATCATGTGGTTTCTTCTCTGATACCTACCTATCTGTTTAAAAAGTGTCACTCTCTCTGTAACTGGTATATATGGAACATGCAAACCAACTCTACTGCATGAACTGCTATATATGTTTCTGAACGTGCAGTACGGCTCATTATAGAAAAAGGAAACATGCGGTAGTAGTGCTGATAAAGTTCAGGGCGAGATGTGTCTTCATTGCCGGTGTGCCTCTCTGGTGCTCATTCATGTTGGTGCGTTTCTTGCTACGGTGCCACCATGTTCTCTTTGATTCCCCCAAAGTGTTGTTGCTCGATCACAAAAACAGAGCTTCATTAATTTGAAGGATGCAAAGGTTGGCTGgagatttattttctttctttctatgcAACCAGAGAAATTTGTAACGAACTAGTACTATATCATATATTTATATATGATGTTGCATCAGGCGCAGCGTTTGCTGACTCACTGGGTTAGGGTTGTATCTATATGTTGCTGACTCTCATCCTAGTGTGTGGCGGGGTTAGTGGCATCTCAGGAATGATTATATGCCGCGTCAGTTAACTTGCTGCAGAGCTATGCTATGTACAATGCCCTGCTGAACATGGATGGGATGGGAGTGCTCACCTTCACCTTGATGCGCAAAAGAAAAGAAACCTGCCCTGCCCCTTTGCGCCAAGTGAGCCCGGCCGGTTCAGAAAGGCCATCATGCGCCGAGCTGTCAAGCTCAATGTTGATGCCATGCGCTTTCAGAGCAGCAGCGAGTATGGGTGCCATGATGCGCGACCACCGTGGCCATATGCCGTGTACGCCAAAGGGACATACACAAGAAGATGCAAGGGGTCTTTAGCATACCCTGGTTGCTCAAGAATTGCTGCAGTAGCCAATAGTATCCCTGAAGGCACACATCAAGCTGTTGTTGCAGGAGATAGTCTGAAGGTCTAAACATTCAGATCTGCTTCATTTTAATCACAAGGATAGATGATGCTTATCGTCTAACTAGCAAGCAACTCCTCTGTACAGGTCATTATGATAAACTAACAAGCAAAATTGTCATTTCCTCATGCCCCAAAGGCCACAAGATGCAACTGATGACCTTCTTTTATTATCGAAAACCGGCACTGCAAAGGTAACAAGGGGATTATGCATGTGTACCCTTAGTAGAGGGACGTTATGTATGTTGTATAATCAGCTAATGGAATGACTGGTTGAATTTTGCAGGCCTGTGCAACAGCAACTGCAGAAGCTCTAGATGCGGCAGAACAGTTGATAGCACCGAAAGGAACAAGGTACGAAAGGACTGCTACACGCCTACTCGATGACCCCAGCAATCAATGGGTGTACCTAAAACACTGCAGAAGGTTCATTCATGTGAGGTAAATAGGCCCCACCAGTGAAGTGCAGCTCTGCAAGATAGCTACATGTTCTTATTATTAGGTTATAACTGACCAGCCTGAAAACGTTTCAGAATCCGCTACCATGCTCGTTGGAGCCATATTTATTAAGGTATATATCTGAAGCCTGTCGCTCAGAAATTGTTGTGATGAGTACATCCAGTGAGGTCTTATTCACCTTCATACCATGGTTAGTATTTTTATTCATTTATTAGTATATGACAAGTTATTTTGGCCGTGGTCGGCAGAGCCGTGCCAAGCACATCTCATTTGCTGCTGCTTTGCCTGGAAGACAGATCAGATGTAACATGAAATGGAGGGCGAAATAAATGGTCGGATTCTTCTTCTCAGCAAAGTGCTGCTGCTCATATGGCTTGCTACTTGAAGCCTTGGCCTTCATTTCATTTGTGTTCCCGAAGACAGTAAAGTCCCAAGATATCGCCATCACAAGTGAAGAGAGGAGAGGAGCACCATTTACTGCACTTTGCACATCGAGCAGCTCAAGATGCTCTTCAAATAAGctgcttctttgccatcagctgcatGGTCCTGTGTCCCAGACCACACTGGGTAGCACTATCGATCTGTCGATCGCTTTTTGGGAAGACAGACAAGATGATTTTGTGTTCACCGCATCTTAGACAGTCTCTATATATTTTCATTCTCATCATCTGATCAGACATTCTATTACATCTGTATTACGTCTCGAGTCAGGACGGTGCAACGAGGTGCACCTTTCCTTCTAGTTACACTGAACTGTTACTTTACTTGTTCTGAAGTGTTACTTCTAGTTACACTGAACTAGCTAAGATAAGAGGACGGCAATTATGTCACCAATTGCTAAACATCACCTGTGTGTGTCGTGAACTTGAAGTGCTGCTCACTGCCGGGAAGAAAAACATGTAGTAATGCTGATAAAATTCAGTGGGAGATGTGTCTCCCTTCATTGCCGGTCTGCTTCTCTGCTGCTCATTCATGTTCGTGTATTTTTTTAACAGATTCAGTGTGTgtgtaaaaaaataaaaatgggTCGCTTTTAATTTCCCCGGCTGTTGTTGCTCAATTGCAAAAGTAGGGCTTAATTAATTTCAAGGATGCAAATGTTGGCTGGTGCATCCAGAGAAATTTGTAACTAACTGTAATAAGAGAGAGATCTTGTGTCAGACGCAGAGAAATGCCACCTGCCTGGCACAACCCACTACCATTTCTTTGATAATAGTAGCCTACCCGTGTGCAAGTTAATTGCAATGAACATGCCATGTTAAGTGAGTGAATGCTTTTTTTCTCCTTCAATTTTCTTTTCTAACTATTTATTAACATCTCTTTCTTTTTCTGTCAGCAGGGCGTAACAAATTCAAACATCTCGATATGACATAACATAACACATACATGGAAGCTATATCAtgcctcttttcttttcttcgcGAGGATATGTCTCACCTATAGCGAGAACTAGCGTGCGCCTCGCCTACAGCACCCTAATCTGGGCCCACCAAATATGCTCGGCCGCTCCAGCATGGACATATTTTCTTCCGTTTCTACGCGGCTTGGTGGCTCCCGGTGGACAATGTCAGTCTTATGTTTTCGTTTTCTTCTTTCTATTttggtttatttttttatttttctgtttcttttttataTTCTTAACTATAATAAATTTAATTTATTTGATatataagttttttttcaatttttctatTATTTTTCTGTTTATTCctattttatattttttcctttttaaaaTAAGTACAACcattttcaaaaaatatataaTCTTTTTTAATAATGTGTGCAAATTTTCTAAATTACATGAATTCTTTTAAACATGATACAATTTTACAAAGTTAGCAGAATATGTTTTAAATTTATAAAGACTTTCATGGACGTTTTTCTAGAATGCTTGAACATTTTGTTTATTACATACAATTTTtcatatttatatttttttgtaCAAAACATTATGTGTTGTCATAACACTTTTTCTTAAGAAACACAAACATTTGTTTTTAATCAGTTAACATTTTTCATATGATTTTGGTTGAAGCAATAAATAGTTCATGTCATTTTTTGAATTCAAGAACTCATAACATTTTTCATAACTCTAGGTGGATGATATCTTTCTTAAATCTGCGAacttttttgaactcatgaacatTATTCAAATTCAAGAACTCATAACATTTTTCCACATGATGCACATTTTTTTAATTCCACCACTATCCCAAGTCTTCCCTCTAAACCAACCTCAGCCCACAACCAATTCCGGCAATGATAACCCCGCACCCCAACCCAAACCTGTCAGACCTTTGTTGCTCCTCCAATGAGGTGGTGACCTGTCCATTTTGGTCGTGGTGCGCTCTCACCGTGTGGCATCCCGTGTACTAGTACAAATGCCCCCCCGCCCTGCATGGTACAAGCTTGAAACCGAGTTGTGCGACACCATCATTGTTGTCGGAACCCTTGATGTAGCACTCGCCATTGCGCAAGCCTCTACCAATTTGCTGCAAAGTCAGGGGTGTGGCGCCAGTGTTTGCAAGGCCAACCGCCTCACCGTCGTGCTGATAAACCGCTGACAAGCGGGCGGTGATGGAGGCAACCGCCATGGTGCTACATGCCACCGCAACCTGATGTTGTAGGCCAGCCTCATAACACCCTGAGACCGATGCGCCAGATgtcatccagttattcgctgtctttgccatgtcattcgcttgcgtgttgcactttgccatgtcattcgcttgcgtgttgcactttgccatgccatcatgtgcattttaTCTACATCCTTTTCAAAACTTACATCCGTTCATAGTTGCCCGTCTCCCAGTTCTCTGTTTGAATATTTTTAGTTGAAATACTATGTAAACATTGAATAACAATGTTGGACGGGACCATCTACTTATTCGAAAGTCTATGTCTTTTGTGGCTTAAGCATAATATGCCAAAATTCACCGAGTTTTATGCAACAATACGAGTATATATATGCGATTAAAACAAAAATTAAAAGGCctatagcaacgcacgggcattccaCTAGTTATTTATTAAACATGAAGTGTGGGTTCATTCCATAAAAAGCATGTGGGTTTTCTGTAAAACGTCAGAcggaccaagaatacctattctctttattagtaggtatagatatagttatagattattattattattattattattattattattattattattattattattattattattattattattattttcattgaTCGGAGCGGCAAAGAGTTGAAGGGCTGGCCAACTTACTTATTACTTATTAAACATGAAGTGTGGGTTCATTGCATAAAAAGCGTGGGAGTTTTCTGCAAAATGTCGCGAAGCAAGAATACCTATTCTCCTTATTAGTAGGTGGTATAGGGGTATAGATTATTGCCTCTTCAAAAAAGGTATAGATTATAGAAAACTCTTTACTTAGACCGACTGATTTTTGTCTAGTGCAAACCTCCCCGCGAGCGGACCGATCAAGTTTGATCGTGCGGCGCTGGCGTCTCTCGCATGTCCGTGAGACACCGCATGGTTGCGGCGCTAGCGTCTCTCGCATGTCCGTGAGACACCGCGTGGTTGCGGCGTGGTTGCGGCGCTGGCATCTCGTTGGCTCGACCATGCCGCAACCACGCGGTGTCTCACGGACAAGAAAAGCAGAGGCGTCAGATCTAGCAGCAGCTGATGCGAGAGGCGACACGGGGGCGAGCATCTAGAGCAGCAAAGCCATGGCGACGACAGGGAAGTGGAGGCGTGGTGACGACTTAGAGCATCGACCGACGCTCTGCCGTACAGGCATTTCACACCCGCCCCCAAATCGAGCTGAAATGCTAAGGTCTTGGTTCAAAATTAGGGGTACACATGCGGGATAATTGACGATAACCCCCCTGTTCGCAAATCCTTGATCATATACCCCCCGTCGCTGTCTCTGACATGTGGGGTTTAAGTGGCCTGGGGGGGTTATCATCAAATCTCCCGAGGAGCTCGCCGGGACCGTTTAGATCAGGGACTATTAGGCCAGAGGGGGAGTGCTGCATAGATCATCCGTGTGTGGCGGATTAGATTCGTTTCAGATAAGGAATCCACAGGCAGGGCAGCAATCCACTGCGCCAGGGGGTGTGATCTGGGGTTTCACAGCTGCAGGAATGTTGTGTTCATTTTCAGAGCAACAACAAGTATGTTGTTTTCCAGACTGATGGAGGTGCTTCATTTCAACACAGATTAGTGGTTGTTTGTTCATTTTCAGAGCAGCAGCAAGAATGTTGTTCTCCAGACTAGGAGTGGTGCTTCATTGCAGCACAGACTAGTGGCTTTTTTGTTCATTTTCAGAGCAGCAATTGTACACAGCAGTAGGAATGTTTGTTCTTCAGAATGGGATgtgcattttgttttattttttctagTCATGGGTCTTATTCTATGCAACTTGGCGAACGGTGTTTCATTGCAGAACAGACTCTAGGTGGTTTTTGTTCATTTTCTAGGACTCCTTTTGGCAAAAATGAGGCTTCCGATTACGGGCATGGTGTGCTAGATAATGTGATAATGATTCACCTTTGTTTTACCAGCAGGCTTACTTCTCTTGTATGTTTGCTGCTAGACAATGTGTTTTTTCTTAGCAGCAGCTGCATATGTGTTTTTTTTGTAACATAACATGCATAATGTAGAGGCAGTGACATTTTTTAGCAATGTTGTTTCATCAAGTAGTGGCCAATTTAGAGATACGGTGGTTTTTTATCTAGTTGGTCTACTGCTGCTGTTGCATAGTTCATAACATTTTTATTTTTTGCTGTGGTTCGCGTCTTCTCTTTGCAGAGCCTCAACaatgtgatgatgaagattctactGATGGATTATTATCAACACAGTTTTCAACAAGCCGCTTCTATACAATTGCTGAGAAAAATCAAGGGCGGTCTTAAGTGACTGCTGCTAGCCAGGGATCCTGCGTCGGGCATCGACCATCCTGCGTGGGGCCGTGGAGTGGCTGTTGTGAACTGGCCGCGGACGTTGCCGCCGGTGCCGCGAAGGGGACACGCGGTGGGCCAGATTATTGTTGGTTGCTATGACACCGAGTGGTGAGCGGCTGGCCAGAGACTTGAAGCATCGCTGAGCCATCGAGCATCAGCGGTACAGCAACTTGAGCATTGCCAGTGCTCAGTGGAGCTTTCGATAGGTTGCCGGAGCATCGTCGGGCCGCCAAAAACATTATCAGTGCTGCAGGGGACTTCTCGGGTTGTCAGAGCATCGCCGGTGCTGCGCCGGAGCATCGTCAAGCCGCCAAAACATCATCGGTGCTGCAGTGGAGCTTCTCGGGTTGTCAGAGCATCACCGGAGCATCGTCGAGCCGCCGAAACATCATCGGTGCTGCAGTGGAGCTTCTCGGGTTGTCAGAGCATCGCCGGTGCTGCGACGGAGCATCGTCGAGCCGCCGAAACATCGGTGCTGCAGTGGAGCTTATCGGACCGGCCACTAGCACTAACTAATTTTTTTATAGATAAGATATCAATTATATCAGGTGTCTACACCAACACGATCCCAGGAGAtatcaattactccctccgttccaaaatagatgactcaactttgtactaactttggtactaaagttagtataaaattgggtcatctattttggaatggagggagtagatcggATCGGACCGGCTCAGGACATGCATCGAGGATGCATAGAGACAAATTAGTACTActatgaaagaagaagaagaaaggaaaaaagaagcGATCAGAATAGAACAGCTGCACTGAATAAAGAGATTGCAGAAGGTGGCATCTCACCGCTGAAGATTGCCCGGGGGAGCCCGGGCATTGCGAATCTGCTATTCGCGGATGATAGCCTCCTATTTTTCAAGGCCTCATCGAACCAAGCAGTAAAGATCAAAGAGACCCTCAACTTATTCCAGAAAAGTTCCGGACAATTGCTTAGCCAGAACAAATGTTCGCTCTTATTTAGTGAGTGCTGCCCTACAcaaactagagaggaaatta from Triticum aestivum cultivar Chinese Spring chromosome 3B, IWGSC CS RefSeq v2.1, whole genome shotgun sequence includes these protein-coding regions:
- the LOC123064780 gene encoding MDIS1-interacting receptor like kinase 2-like, with product MRVAFMLLCSTASPPSLVLELEASVAGSELAYTENVTEKCDVYSFGVLVLELFMGSHPGDLLSSLSLATTNNELCLQDLLDSRLVLPDAGISRDIYRMLTVAVRCLEPSPSRRPTARRVGDELSTIKACEDHVDYLHAGIIFPAL